One genomic window of Salvelinus namaycush isolate Seneca chromosome 22, SaNama_1.0, whole genome shotgun sequence includes the following:
- the LOC120017364 gene encoding high choriolytic enzyme 1-like, with protein MISDQTCILFHEYTNEMNYIEFISGTGCASYVGFQGGAQSLYFGRACNVGNLCHELMHALGLHHEHTRPDRDQYVTIQWDNVVPGKEGNFKVKKGDTQDLPYDYDSIMHYGTYYFSSNRNPTIGSKKSGVQIGQRNHLSPLDITRLNKLYQCE; from the exons ATGATTTCAGACCAGACGTGTATCCTCTTCCACGAATACACCAATGAGATGAACTACATCGAGTTCATCTCTGGGACAGG CTGTGCGTCGTATGTAGGTTTTCAGGGCGGGGCCCAGTCTCTGTACTTCGGTAGAGCCTGTAACGTGGGGAACCTGTGTCATGAGCTGATGCATGCACTGGGCCTGCACCACGAGCACACACGGCCAGACCGTGACCAATACGTCACCATACAGTGGGACAATGTGGTCCCAG GAAAAGAAGGTAACTTTAAGGTGAAGAAAGGAGACACTCAGGACCTGCCCTATGACTACGACTCCATAATGCACTACGGAAC ATACTACTTCTCATCAAACCGGAACCCCACTATTGGCTCCAAGAAGAGTGGAGTCCAGATTGGACAGAGAAATCACCTGAGCCCCCTGGACATAACACGCCTTAACAAACTCTATCAATGTG AATAA
- the LOC120017482 gene encoding vicilin-like seed storage protein At2g18540, translated as MRQTHPHVHPRSSLTGQEKVKDEVNRPEIASPEELSEEVQRRGAEIANMYKAQLKERMAQKRKEEILKKRVNNDDKNDDTEAFCSSAVKQSNTPATAPERPASPDATPVAAQEDTQGDTQQDLAEVVNVLKRQSSDLYLPDDVCEESLTWKSIYEELCPLAHRVNTEADYIKALRVITEKAVTPSCSSEDDVSQSVSEVTSQEGSSESEESMSGQQQRCLHREPYGERDRKEIDSGKMEGRYATATALSMMASRGKEELNAMSYADRIKYFKDEAKRNEEMMKIERRKEKARDEELKKWEKRQKKLNEEERKRTENMEKNKLEEQRKREKAEMKLKIEHEKKRQEQEKKREKKERKKQEMQQKARAKEEKKRAEEEKKMEKKRAEMLKKIEKQRMEEERNREKERMKVLEMQQKAREKEEKRRKEEQKRRLKIQQEQEKEEQKRQTRIRDEDKKRAELQRIKDHEARFKMEMEKLYEREERNAQIEREKRRALCQKKGQTQRAKQVVAYEVTASTSDASVRREEREQRPETAHTQSAKRRTRKKQKKAADEALTTFE; from the coding sequence ATGAGACAGACCCATCCGCATGTCCACCCCAGATCCTCATTGACTGGCCAGGAAAAGGTTAAGGATGAGGTCAACAGGCCAGAGATTGCATCGCCTGAGGAATTGTCTGAGGAAGTTCAACGGAGAGGCGCAGAAATTGCGAATATGTATAAAGCACAGCTGAAAGAGAGGATGGCCcaaaagagaaaggaagagattCTGAAGAAAAGGGTAAACAACGATGACAAGAACGATGACACTGAGGCCTTCTGCTCCTCTGCAGTAAAACAATCCAATACCCCTGCCACAGCCCCCGAGCGCCCGGCCAGCCCAGACGCCACGCCAGTGGCCGCCCAAGAGGACACTCAGGGGGACACCCAGCAGGACCTGGCAGAGGTTGTGAATGTGCTCAAGAGGCAATCATCTGATCTATACCTGCCTGACGACGTTTGTGAGGAGTCACTCACATGGAAGTCCATTTACGAGGAGCTGTGCCCGCTCGCTCACAGGGTGAACACAGAAGCTGACTACATCAAGGCGCTCCGCGTCATCACTGAGAAGGCTGTGACTCCCTCGTGCTCGTCTGAGGATGATGTGTCTCAGAGTGTGAGTGAGGTCACAAGTCAGGAGGGGAGTAGTGAAAGTGAGGAGAGCATGAGTGGACAACAGCAGAGATGTCTACACAGGGAACCTTATGGTGAGAGGGACAGGAAGGAGATTGATAGTGGTAAAATGGAAGGGAGATATGCAACCGCCACTGCATTGTCTATGATGGCAAGCCGAGGGAAAGAAGAACTTAATGCCATGAGCTACGCAGACAGGATCAAATATTTCAAGGACGAGGCTAAGAGAAATGAAGAGATGATGAAGATTGAAAGGAGGAAGGAAAAAGCCAGGGACGAAGAGCTCAAAAAGTgggaaaagagacagaagaaattgaatgaggaggaaaggaaaaggacagaaaatatggaaaaaaacaagttagaggagcagaggaaaagggagaaggcagagatgaAACTAAAGATCGAACATGAGAAAAAGAGACAAGagcaagagaaaaaaagagagaaaaaagaaagaaagaagcagGAGATGCAACAGAAGGCCCGTGCAAAAGAAGAGAAAAAGAGGgcagaggaagagaaaaagatggagaaaaagagggCAGAGATGTTGAAAAAGATTGAGAAacagaggatggaggaggagaggaacagggaaaAGGAGAGAATGAAGGTGTTGGAGATGCAGCAAAAGGCacgagagaaagaagagaagaggaggaaagaggaacaGAAAAGGAGATTGAAGATACAGCAGGAACAAGAGAAGGAGGAACAGAAAAGGCAGACAAGGATACGGGACGAGGATAAGAAGAGAGCAGAGCTTCAAAGAATAAAAGATCACGAGGCCAGGTTCAAGATGGAGATGGAGAAACTgtatgagagagaagagaggaatgcACAGATTGAAAGAGAAAAGAGGCGTGCGCTGTGTCAGAAAAAAGGGCAGACACAGAGAGCAAAACAGGTGGTGGCATACGAGGTCACAGCGTCTACATCTGACGCCTCTGTgcggagggaagagagggagcagcGTCCAGAGACCGCTCACACACAGTCTGCGAAGAGGAGAACAAGGAAGAAGCAGAAGAAAGCGGCGGACGAGGCATTGACAACTTTTGAGTAG